A portion of the Epinephelus moara isolate mb chromosome 4, YSFRI_EMoa_1.0, whole genome shotgun sequence genome contains these proteins:
- the si:dkeyp-121d2.7 gene encoding LOW QUALITY PROTEIN: zinc finger protein 853 (The sequence of the model RefSeq protein was modified relative to this genomic sequence to represent the inferred CDS: deleted 1 base in 1 codon), with protein sequence MMEESVSTFETHLTAVMDSLIRASVCEITKLFQDMVNDYLVELSLNRKENEALKQRLKLTENKLRTERKYGMGWAANRRNAGLAAAEEGGGGGGRQKRKVEVARAVGMVAGAGGRGGKEAREMYLIQFPGDEEDEGGMVEDEEGEGSLSGEGEETANIKEEFAQTEGYQPASLRLIKEALKMDPPNQNFHPGSRAQSEGDMSDHPPTLHSGDREDEDWEVGSSEPSQGGMTMDELRGLESALRAERGREKAAMTAPHPVSPGSVVVRGSESSLAPKYIGLDGMEQDEELEPPTLQREEQIGQGRLKDAVRAGVELRLGWSKKLREGDSAAGMTGEDAVEQGESEHLPHLSAPGSVGESGGEEEGGGDLLHFCPQCGGGFTSEAELEEHPCPLGGSHLQGSEEDGLFPCAHCGNTFSHAWALKNHECACAAERPHCCEICGKRFTHSRSLERHHLVHTGERPHRCPQCGRSFSRLGNLERHQRIHTGERPYGCDACGKRFSRVEYLKRHQLIHNVKRRHSSAPTVEAASVTWSN encoded by the exons ATGATGGAGGAATCGGTGTCCACGTTTGAGACGCATCTGACGGCTGTCATGGACAGTCTGATCCGAGCCTCGGTGTGCGAGATCACCAAACTCTTCCAGGACATGGTGAACGACTACCTGGTGGAGCTGTCCCTCAACAGGAAGGAGAACGAGGCTCTCAAACAGCGGCTGAAGCTCACCGAGAACAAGCTGAGGACCGAGCGCAAGTACGGGATGGGCTGGGCTGCCAACCGCCGCAACGCCGGGCTGGCGGCAGcggaggagggaggtggaggaggagggcggCAGAAACGAAAAGTTGAGGTGGCCC GAGCTGTGGGGATGGtagcaggagcaggaggaagaggggggaaGGAGGCCAGGGAGATGTACCTCATCCAGTTCCCGGGGGATGAAGAGGATGAGGGAGGGATGGTGGAGGACGAGGAAGGGGAGGGCAGCCTCAGCGGTGAGGGGGAGGAGACGGCCAACATCAAAGAGGAG TTTGCACAAACAGAGGGCTATCAACCTGCCTCTCTCCGACTAATCAAGGAGGCTTTGAAGATGGACCCACCCAACCAGAACTTCCACCCCGGCTCCAGAGCCCAAAGCGAAG GAGATATGTCAGATCATCCACCAACTCTTCATTCAGGGGATAGAGAGGACGAGGACTGGGAGGTGGGTTCATCAGAGCCGTCGCAGGGGGGCATGACCATGGATGAGCTGAGGGGTCTGGAGTCCGCACTGAGGGCTGAAAGAGGGCGTGAAAAGGCTGCCATGACGGCGCCTCATCCTGTCAGTCCTGGCTCAGTAGTGGTGCGAGGCAGCGAGAGCAGCCTGGCCCCCAAGTACATTGGTCTTGATGGAATGGAGCAGGACGAAGAGCTGGAGCCACCCACCctgcagagagaggagcagatAGGGCAGGGCAGGTTGAAGGACGCAGTGAGGGCCGGAGTGGAGCTGAGGTTAGGCTGGTCGAAGAAGTTGAGGGAGGGCGACTCGGCTGCGGGCATGACTGGAGAGGATGCGGTGGAGCAGGGAGAGTCGGAGCACCTGCCCCACCTGTCTGCTCCGGGGAGTGTCGGGGAGAGtggaggggaagaggagggtgGTGGGGACCTGCTCCACTTCTGCCCACAGTGTGGAGGAGGCTTCACCTCAGAGGCTGAGCTGGAGGAGCACCCCTGTCCACTCGGAGGCTCTCATTTACAGGGCAGCGAGGAGGATGGTCTTTTCCCTTGTGCCCACTGTGGCAACACGTTCAGCCACGCCTGGGCTCTTAAGAACCACGAGTGCGCCTGTGCTGCTGAACGGCCACACTGCTGCGAGATCTGCGGGAAACGCTTCACGCACTCGCGCTCACTGGAACGGCATCACCTGGTGCACACAGGCGAGAGGCCGCACCGGTGCCCTCAGTGCGGACGCAGCTTCAGTCGCCTGGGCAATTTGGAACGGCACCAGCGGATTCACACAGGCGAACGCCCATACGGGTGCGATGCGTGTGGAAAGCGTTTCAGTCGCGTGGAGTACTTGAAGAGACACCAACTCATACACAAC GTGAAAAGGCGACACTCCAGTGCTCCAACTGTGGAAGCGGCTTCAGTGACGTGGAGCAACTGA
- the LOC126389379 gene encoding uncharacterized protein LOC126389379 isoform X2 gives MSDHLTRGFRAQLTTSMDSILRRAVFEIMMIFENTLHDHKMEMAQKGQEIAQLKIKLQAAEIKLTECEHGGDTEAKMDKTQVIETQREPVDAPGQTPDVPEIDFEVPDDWCAPLGCETTNKPESNQCPSVRLRKLSIPLWPIPDVKKEVPH, from the exons ATGTCTGACCATCTGACGAGAGGGTTCAGGGCCCAGCTGACCACAAGCATGGACTCAATCCTGAGGAGAGCCGTGTTTGAAATAATGATGATCTTTGAGAACACCCTACATGACCACAAAATGGAGATGGCACAGAAAGGACAAGAAATTGCTCAACTTAAGATAAAGTTACAGGCAGCAGAGATCAAGCTGACAGAATGTGAGCATGGAGGGGACACAGAAGCGAAGATGGATAAAACTCAGGTGATTGAAACTCAAAGAGAGCCGGTGGATGCGCCTGGACAAACTCCTGATGTTCCTGAAATTGATTTTGAAG TTCCTGATGACTGGTGCGCCCCCCTGGGCTGTGAGACCACGAACAAGCCAGAATCCAACCAGTGTCCCAGCGTAAGACTGCGCAAGCTGTCCATTCCTCTGTGGCCCATTCCAGATGTCAAGAAAGAG
- the mif gene encoding macrophage migration inhibitory factor: protein MPMFVVSTNVAKSDVPMALLSEATDELAKAMGKPAQYIAVHINADQMMLFGGKGDPCALCSLHSIGKISGAHNKQYSKLLCGLLNKHLGISPDRIYINFVDMDAANVGWNNTTFG from the exons ATGCCGATGTTTGTTGTGAGCACCAACGTGGCCAAAAGTGATGTACCGATGGCTCTGTTGTCCGAGGCTACGGATGAGCTGGCCAAAGCCATGGGCAAACCTGCACAG TACATTGCCGTGCATATTAACGCTGACCAAATGATGCTGTTTGGAGGAAAGGGAGACCCCTGTGCTCTCTGCTCCCTCCACAGTATTGGCAAGATCAGCGGTGCTCACAACAAGCAGTACTCCAAACTCCTGTGTGGACTGCTCAACAAACACCTGGGCATCTCTCCTGACAG gATTTACATTAACTTTGTAGACATGGATGCAGCCAATGTGGGCTGGAACAACACCACCTTCGGCTGA